A window of Terriglobales bacterium contains these coding sequences:
- a CDS encoding cupin domain-containing protein: MEVVNVENKLAQFSDYWSPKIAGEVNDVYVKLVKFKGEFMWHHHDAEDELFLVIRGTMRMKFRERGIEREEKVRPGEFIIVPRGVEHMPIADEEVHVMLLEPKSTLNTGNVRNERTLQVLERV, translated from the coding sequence ATGGAAGTGGTGAACGTAGAGAACAAGCTGGCGCAATTTTCCGATTACTGGTCGCCGAAGATTGCGGGCGAGGTCAACGATGTCTACGTCAAGCTGGTGAAATTCAAGGGCGAGTTCATGTGGCATCATCACGACGCCGAGGACGAGCTGTTCCTGGTGATCCGCGGAACCATGCGCATGAAGTTTCGCGAGCGCGGGATCGAGCGCGAGGAGAAAGTGCGGCCGGGCGAGTTCATCATCGTGCCACGCGGGGTGGAGCACATGCCGATCGCGGACGAGGAAGTGCACGTCATGCTGCTGGAGCCGAAGTCGACGCTGAACACCGGCAACGTGCGCAACGAGCGGACGCTGCAAGTGCTGGAGCGAGTCTGA